In one Chitinophaga sancti genomic region, the following are encoded:
- a CDS encoding sulfotransferase, whose product MMKNKVLVITGMHRSGTSLITQWLQKCGLHIGDQFLGAGIGNTDGHFEDIDFVEAHRGILRELTGNDEGLLHPGDHCLHAEQRQLLDTLLNNKNAARAQWGWKDPRTCLFLDTYRELLPGANYLVILRDYRSVVSSLLSRRFKKSDHKYAMKGGLPLLIWKYFKKPFRKKKLLHQYSDRYLRAWIIYNQRILQHLLLLPAGTYLVIDHTSLSQTNQAIYDHLTKEWQLELNYFEFAKVYKENLLSEVWDVKAYVKDKSLLTKAEALQATLLQHAAY is encoded by the coding sequence ATGATGAAGAACAAGGTATTAGTGATTACTGGTATGCACCGGTCTGGCACTTCATTGATTACGCAATGGCTGCAGAAATGCGGGCTGCATATCGGTGATCAGTTCCTCGGAGCTGGTATAGGCAATACAGACGGGCATTTTGAAGATATTGATTTTGTAGAAGCACACCGGGGTATCCTGCGTGAGCTGACAGGAAACGATGAAGGCTTATTGCATCCAGGCGATCATTGCTTACACGCTGAGCAGCGGCAATTATTAGATACCCTGCTAAATAATAAAAATGCCGCGCGGGCACAATGGGGCTGGAAAGATCCCCGCACATGCCTATTCCTGGACACGTACCGGGAATTACTACCCGGGGCTAACTACCTCGTGATCCTGAGAGATTACCGGAGTGTAGTCAGTTCCCTGCTAAGCCGCCGCTTTAAAAAATCGGATCATAAATATGCAATGAAAGGAGGTCTTCCATTGTTAATATGGAAATACTTTAAAAAGCCCTTCCGGAAGAAAAAGTTATTGCACCAGTATAGTGACAGGTACCTGCGGGCCTGGATCATTTATAACCAGCGCATATTACAACACCTGCTCTTACTGCCTGCAGGTACCTACCTGGTGATCGATCATACCAGCCTGTCTCAAACCAATCAGGCTATTTACGATCACCTCACAAAAGAGTGGCAGCTGGAGCTGAATTATTTTGAATTTGCAAAGGTGTACAAGGAGAATTTATTAAGTGAGGTTTGGGATGTGAAAGCATATGTGAAGGATAAAAGTCTGCTGACAAAAGCGGAAGCATTGCAGGCGACCTTATTACAACACGCCGCTTATTAA
- the cysC gene encoding adenylyl-sulfate kinase — protein sequence MIIQLCGLSGAGKTTIATSVKRKAMAYGTPVEIIDGDKYREFLCKDLGFSKADRCENIRRLGFVASRLSGHGIVCIISAINPYSAMRDELTNAYEHVKTVFVDCPVAELVQRDTKGLYKRALLPDSHPDKLRNLTGVNDPFEAPQAPDLHLKTNEKTVAACTSELFQFIQESIQTQATRLQTA from the coding sequence ATGATTATTCAGTTATGCGGACTTTCCGGCGCAGGAAAGACGACGATTGCCACCAGTGTAAAAAGAAAAGCCATGGCCTATGGCACACCTGTCGAGATCATTGATGGAGACAAGTACCGGGAATTCCTTTGTAAAGACCTGGGATTTTCAAAAGCAGACCGCTGCGAAAACATACGCAGACTTGGTTTTGTGGCCAGCCGTCTTTCGGGGCATGGAATCGTATGCATTATCAGTGCCATCAACCCTTACAGTGCCATGCGTGATGAGCTCACTAACGCATATGAACATGTGAAAACGGTATTCGTCGATTGCCCTGTAGCGGAACTGGTGCAGCGGGATACCAAAGGACTGTATAAGAGGGCTTTATTACCAGATAGTCATCCTGACAAATTAAGGAACCTGACGGGAGTAAACGATCCTTTCGAAGCGCCACAGGCACCGGATCTTCACCTGAAGACAAATGAAAAAACCGTGGCAGCCTGCACTAGTGAGTTGTTTCAATTCATACAGGAATCTATTCAGACACAAGCTACCCGCTTACAGACAGCATAA